The bacterium genome includes the window GAAGCCTATCGGGAAGTGCAATCTACCCGCACGCTAGCGGTAACGGCGATGAACTGGGAAGCAATATGGCAAGCAGTCATCGATCATGATACCTCCTATCAGGAGCGAACCGCGTATTTCTATCCGGAAGTAAACAAAAATAGTGCGAGTGTGAGTCAAATCAGCTCGATTGCGACAGCTTTACCGGAACCGAAAAAAAAAAGTAATCTCAGACAACTAACAGTCTGCTACTTTTCACTTGAACCGGAAACCAATGCCTGTCCACAATTACGAGTGCTTGCTCCGTTGGAGCGCACCGGTGCGTTTCAAATTGATCATGCATTCGCTCGGGTCGGAAACGGCAGAGACCGTAAAATTGTAAAGAGTAGTCTTGAAAATCCCGACCTCGTACTAATCCAGCGTGACGTTATTGTTTCGATGGCGAAGATTCCCCCGCCGCTGCAAGCTGATTTTACCCGCTTAAAAAACCAAGGAGTAAAATTCATCTATGAGTTGGATGACCACTTTGGCGCAGTACCAGAAACTCACCCGGAAAAACATATTATTAACAATTTCGACGAGTGCATTCGAGGATACACACCGTGGCTGGATGCAATCGTAGTCGCGACGGAAGAATTAGCGGGTGCAATGAGTAAGTTTGGTCTTCCTGTCCTTGTCATTCCCAATCAATTGGATGAACAGCTTTGGCGGTTGAATACTCCATTGTCTGTGCGATCCGGTGAAGTTGTATCGATTGGGTGGATGGGTACGCCAACCCATGCCGCCGATTTAGAACCAATCATTCCCATCTTGTTAGCATTGTATGAGAAGTATCGCGACCGTATCGAGTTTCGATTCTTCGGTTTCTTGCCGCGTCGCTTGGAGAATCACCCGGCGATGAAGTATCAAGGCGAAATTATTATAAACTATGACAGATTTGTTGAACATTTTCTGGCGAATGCACCCGATATTGCCATCGCACCGTTACTCGATAACCCGTTTAATCGGGCGAAAAGCGACATTAAGTACTTAGAGTATGCGGCTGCAGGTTGTGTCGGAATCTATGCCGATTTACCACCATATCGATCGACGGTTAATCATCGTAAAACCGGATTGTTGGTGAATTCTGAAGACGTTAGCGGATGGGAAAATGCTATCGTTGAGTTACTCGAAAACACCTCTCTTCGGAATCAAATCGCCTATAATGCCCGAGAATTTGTTATTCGAGAGCGAACGCTAAAAAACACTGCTCGTAACTGGGAAGTGGTATATCGTTCGATCATTGGTTAACGTAACATCCATCTAACAGAAGTTGTTATCAAAGATAAAGGGGTAGATTTCTCTACCCCTTCGTTCTTTTTTGTTTGTTCTTCCGACCGGAGAAAAACTCCTCCGGTCAGACAAACATAGTTTACTTCACAGTTTTAGCTGCATCGCGATTCACACCTAACGCCCGCGGCCACGGAGTTCCGTAAGCGGGATCATTGGAAATGAAACGTGGCACTAAGACTGCCGATTCATTGCTGCGAGGCGCCGAGGCGGTAGCTGCTGCGTTGAATGCGGTAACGCGGTAGTAGTATTGACCATTGACGCCTAAATCGGAATACGTCAACGTTGCTGCATCATTCGTTGCAAGCAATGTTCCAGTTGCCGGTGGTGTGAAGTATCCTGTTGCATAACGATAGATTCGATAACCAGTCACAGTACCAGTAGAGGCTGGCCAAGAGAGGTTAGCATTTCCGCCGCTATAGGTCAAGGAAACTACTGGTGCGCTCGGAGCGGACGCTGTTGTAAAGCTCCAAACAGCGCCCGGTGCTTCACCAGTTGCATTGTGGGCAACAACCTTCCAATAGTACAGGGTATTCTGTGCTAAGGGCGCTACAACTGAATAAGTTGAACCCGCTTGACCCATCGAAACTGCCGTTGCCGGTGGGTTATCGGTGCCGAAGTATACATCGTAGGTTGTTCCGTTCGACGTCCAGCCCAGTGTTGGAGTTAACGCTACACCAGTTGCTAAATCCGCGGGAGTTGGATTGCTCGGCGTTGTCGGCGGTACACCTTGCGAGAACTCAATTGCGAAGTTATTGCCGGGCCAACCAATATCAGTCACAGCATACTGAGTAAACAGCGTTCCGGTTTGAGCCCCTTGGATACCGATTGTTGAGGTAAATGCTGCCGGATTCGGCGCATTGTTGTACTGGAACTTGATCCGACCATCGCTATAGATAACAATCTGAGCGAGGAAGGTGTTTGTCGTAACATTATAGCGATACCCATTGTAGGTAATGACAAACATCTGGTCGTTGATGTTTTGGTACTTAACCCATGTCGTTGTACCCCAACCAGTCGTATAAATCAAGTCATCCCACAACAAACTCAAGGCTCCGGCGTTGAGGTTCGTTGTTGGTAAGGCATAATTCGTTAAACTAGAAGCAGTACTCGCACCAATCTGAACGTTACCATTGGTGATTACTGTCAATACTCCGGATACTGTAGTGCCGTAATACGGGAACGTGAACGTACCCAGCGAAACCTGCGCATAGTTGTCGTCGTAACTTGGAAACGGTACTAATGTTCCGGTTGCAGAAATGTCAACCCAATCATAGGTCGCGCCAGCATTACTGGTGCGGAAGTAGTAACCACCGCCATCGGGACCACCGCTTTGCGCGTAGTTGTTTAGTTGTAACGGGAAAGCTTGTCCGGCAGGAGTTGCTTCGACGCCACCACCATTGCAAGCAATCGGAACAAAGTTTAAAGATGCACCTAACGGCAAGCCAGTTAAGTTGTAAGCAGTCCAATTCGCACCCAATGCGGTACGGGGAGTAACCCCTAAACCACCGGTGTTGGTTATATAATTACCGGAGTTCAATTCGAGAACACGGTAGTAAGTACCAACCGGGTTACCGGTGTTATCGGTAATCGAGTTCACAACAGCCGTTGTGTAACCCGGATCGACCAACGATGCCGACATCGTAATACCGCTACCTACATTAGCGCCATACACCAATGTCCAGGCGTTCGCAGAAGCATAGCCAGCCGATGGGCCACCCGGTAATTGGGCATACACGCGGAACCAATAATGCGTTCCGATGTTCAAGCCACCGATGGGCAATGATACTACGTTCGGAACCGTAGTAGCATACAACGTGAAATCCGTACCATTGGTTGACATATACACCGGGAAACCAAGTTCGTCGGTTGTATTGTCTTGCCAACCCAATACCATTGAGGTAGTTGTGACATTGGTCAACGTCGCATCCGATGGGGAGAACGGATCGTTAAATACGCCTTCATCCGCACCGATATCCGGTGTGGTTGCGTTACGGGCATCCCCTTCGATATCAGTCGTTATTGAAGCCAGCGGAGTACCAGCTGATTCTACCATCGAGTTACTGGCAATACCAATATGAGGATTGGTTGTTTCGTTCACAAACATCGGATTATCAGCGATTGAGTTCGCATCTTGACCCGACGCTGTCCGCCAAGCAGCCATATCCGTCATATCACCAGCATAGTAACCAGTGAAACCATTGGCATTTTGAACAAAGATATCATTGTAGTTCGACGTAAACGATGTCGCAGAACTACGGTAGATGCCATAGTGCTTCGCAGTCGTTTGCGCCGGGGTGTTGTTGTAGAAAATGTTGTTGTTGGCTGTAACTGCTCCGCCGGCAATGTACCAGCACGAACTCGATGGTCCGGTACCGACACCAGTACCGATTGCTACCGTATTGTGATGGAAGTTTAATATTCCACTGTTTCCGCTGTAGATCGGTGTGACGTATTGTGTCGTCGTCTCGGTTGTACGTGGATGAGTGAAACCGTACACCATATTGTTGTACACATCCAATGTATGGCCGCTTTGCGGATAGAGATACATCCCACGATGATAAACAGTGGAATTGATGCCACCAGCCGAATTCGACATTTCGTACACCCGGCAGCCATTGACCGTAGAAGTACCACGTGTGTAATAAACATACATGCTGTATAGCGTGCCTGACGTTGAAGCTGTCGAAACGCCGCGAACGTCGATATTGTGTACGTTATAGTTACTTCCATAGTACAAATACAAACCGTAGTTACCGATATCTTCGCCACCACCGGAACCAATCACAAAGCGATTGGGATCGGTCAAGGATGAAGAATTCGAGCCAACTTCGTTGTTCATATCGTAGAAGGAAGTACTGCTGGAGGAATAAAGGTAAACGCCATAATACGTATCGGTTACCTTTAGATTCAGATAGCGGTTGTATGAGTTCGCGCCTGACTGGGCAGTCGGTGTCGTCACATAATACTGACGAACACCATAAGAACTCGTATTCACCTTGTGCATCTGGATCATCGCGTTCTTAACTGTATTGTAATTCGCGCCATCCGTGGAGCTAGAACCGAATGGAGTTACATAGTATCCATATTCTACATAGT containing:
- a CDS encoding fibronectin type III domain-containing protein, with the translated sequence NQSSAPVEGNGQVLAWVTTDIDGEARAMPRDIGADDGSFLSNTAPGNVAIVSPLNGEVDVLGSTTLNWTFGENTTDCDVYLSTNQTLVGNLDPTALVVEGQNVTSYDPPGNLNQGIWYYWKVVARNAATSETNAGPVWSFRTYIPPLSGTMTIGGVSPNFATFADAINAMVNAGVGAGGVTFNVRPGTYAERITVPSIPSITETSPVVFQREAGAVTVSGLGTSATNDAMIWLNGCDYVTFDGINVLDPGTSSTDYVEYGYYVTPFGSSSTDGANYNTVKNAMIQMHKVNTSSYGVRQYYVTTPTAQSGANSYNRYLNLKVTDTYYGVYLYSSSSTSFYDMNNEVGSNSSSLTDPNRFVIGSGGGEDIGNYGLYLYYGSNYNVHNIDVRGVSTASTSGTLYSMYVYYTRGTSTVNGCRVYEMSNSAGGINSTVYHRGMYLYPQSGHTLDVYNNMVYGFTHPRTTETTTQYVTPIYSGNSGILNFHHNTVAIGTGVGTGPSSSCWYIAGGAVTANNNIFYNNTPAQTTAKHYGIYRSSATSFTSNYNDIFVQNANGFTGYYAGDMTDMAAWRTASGQDANSIADNPMFVNETTNPHIGIASNSMVESAGTPLASITTDIEGDARNATTPDIGADEGVFNDPFSPSDATLTNVTTTSMVLGWQDNTTDELGFPVYMSTNGTDFTLYATTVPNVVSLPIGGLNIGTHYWFRVYAQLPGGPSAGYASANAWTLVYGANVGSGITMSASLVDPGYTTAVVNSITDNTGNPVGTYYRVLELNSGNYITNTGGLGVTPRTALGANWTAYNLTGLPLGASLNFVPIACNGGGVEATPAGQAFPLQLNNYAQSGGPDGGGYYFRTSNAGATYDWVDISATGTLVPFPSYDDNYAQVSLGTFTFPYYGTTVSGVLTVITNGNVQIGASTASSLTNYALPTTNLNAGALSLLWDDLIYTTGWGTTTWVKYQNINDQMFVITYNGYRYNVTTNTFLAQIVIYSDGRIKFQYNNAPNPAAFTSTIGIQGAQTGTLFTQYAVTDIGWPGNNFAIEFSQGVPPTTPSNPTPADLATGVALTPTLGWTSNGTTYDVYFGTDNPPATAVSMGQAGSTYSVVAPLAQNTLYYWKVVAHNATGEAPGAVWSFTTASAPSAPVVSLTYSGGNANLSWPASTGTVTGYRIYRYATGYFTPPATGTLLATNDAATLTYSDLGVNGQYYYRVTAFNAAATASAPRSNESAVLVPRFISNDPAYGTPWPRALGVNRDAAKTVK